The following coding sequences are from one Leucoraja erinacea ecotype New England chromosome 2, Leri_hhj_1, whole genome shotgun sequence window:
- the LOC129710694 gene encoding LOW QUALITY PROTEIN: leukocyte elastase inhibitor-like (The sequence of the model RefSeq protein was modified relative to this genomic sequence to represent the inferred CDS: deleted 1 base in 1 codon; substituted 1 base at 1 genomic stop codon): MAANQMGQCQQSVTDQLADDLIRLDPLVTANIQFALDLFKHLDEQNSDGNIFVSPFSISMALALVYLGAKEKTATQMAQMLGFDEVKDVHPEFQKLQTELINPNAKYSLNLANRLYGEKTYEFLPDFLAASLEHYQAGLGAVDFLKAAEAARQEINSWTEEQTAGKIQNVLGKGSVGPDTRLVLVNAIYFKAKWKAPFKKEDSFTGQFKLKKVKESITKDLEMMQQTGSFLYFHNREFAFKIIELPYVQDELSMIILLPDDNNGLETLQKSFTLNRLRNWTNPKNMSSXHLFKSLYPKFKLPAPLEEKYDHWPRVFHQSSAPKLTGGMVDAFDWKKANFSGMSEGKYLSVSKVIHQSFVAVDEEGTEEAAATAAVIEHQGLIISREDFKADHPFLFFIRHAKTQSILFYGRLTSP, from the exons ATGGCAGCTAATCAGATGGGTCAGTGTCAACAATCTGTAACTGATCAATTGGCTGATG ATCTAATCCGTTTGGATCCTTTGGTTACTGCAAATATACAGTTTGCTCTTGATCTGTTCAAGCACTTGGATGAACAGAACAGTGATGGCAACatctttgtgtctccctttaGTATATCAATGGCACTGGCCTTGGTATATCTGGGTGCGAAAGAGAAGACAGCCACTCAGATGGCTCAG ATGCTTGGTTTTGATGAAGTCAAAGACGTCCACCCGGAATTTCAGAAACTGCAAACTGAATTAATCAACCCGAATGCAAAGTATTCCTTGAATTTAGCCAATCGCCTCTATGGGGAGAAGACCTACGAGTTCCTTCCA GATTTTCTTGCAGCTTCTCTGGAACATTATCAAGCAGGGCTGGGAGCTGTTGACTTTCTTAAAGCAGCAGAGGCGGCTCGACAAGAGATCAACAGTTGGACTGAAGAACAGACTGCAG GAAAAATCCAAAATGTATTGGGGAAAGGTTCTGTTGGCCCTGACACAAGGCTTGTCCTTGTGAATGCCATTTATTTTAAGGCGAAATGGAAAGCCCCATTTAAGAAAGAAGATTCGTTCACTGGACAATTCAAGCTAAAGAAGGTAAAGGAG AGTATAACCAAAGATTTGGAAATGATGCAGCAAACTGGAAGTTTTCTTTACTTTCACAATCGTGAATTTGCGTTCAAGATCATTGAACTCCCATATGTTCAGGATGAACTCAGTATGATCATCTTACTGCCAGATGACAACAATGGACTTGAAACT CTTCAGAAGAGTTTCACACTTAATCGTCTGAGAAATTGGACCAACCCAAAGAACATGTCTTCATGACATCTGTTCAAGTCACTG TACCCCAAATTcaagctgccggccccgctggAAGAGAAATATgatcactggcccagggtgtttcATCAATCATCTGCCCCCAAACTTACAGGGGGGATGGTGGATGCTTTCGATTGGAAGAAAGCCAACTTCTCTGGAATGAGTGAGGGAAAATATCTGTCAGTGTCAAAAGTCATTCATCAGTCCTTTGTTGCAGTTGATGAGGAAGGCACTGAAGAAGCTGCTGCAACAGCAGCCGTCATAGAACATCAAGGTCTAATTATTTCCCGTGAAGATTTTAAGGCTGATCATCCATTCCTATTTTTCATCCGCCATGCAAAGACACAGAGCATTTTATTTTATGGAAGGCTAACCTCTCCTTAA